In Nicotiana tabacum cultivar K326 chromosome 11, ASM71507v2, whole genome shotgun sequence, a single window of DNA contains:
- the LOC142161689 gene encoding 1-aminocyclopropane-1-carboxylate synthase 2-like, with amino-acid sequence MDLRPLLKEPTFDSEMALWKLIINDSKLNVSPGFSFNCPEPGWFRVCFANIDDQTVEIALGRIRKLVENGVKNKQQWESNNLRLMISGSMYAYFDESFGCDLGRKCANWSENGKKRRNGPDERHR; translated from the exons ATGGATTTAAGGCCACTGTTGAAAGAACCAACATTTGATTCTGAGATGGCATTATGGAAACTGATTATAAATGATTCGAAGCTTAATGTTTCACCAGGATTTTCTTTTAACTGTCCTGAGCCAGGTTGGTTTCGGGTTTGTTTCGCGAATATTGATGATCAAACGGTGGAGATTGCACTTGGAAGAATTCGAAAGTTAGTGGAAAATGGAGTAAAGAACAAGCAGCAATGGGAAAGCAACAACCTACGGCTAATGATATCCGGctcaatgtatgcatattttgat gaatcattcggatGCGATTTGGGACGAAAGTGCGCCAATTGgagtgaaaatgggaagaaaaggCGAAATGGCCCAGATGAGCGCCACAGATAG
- the LOC107789264 gene encoding uncharacterized protein LOC107789264, which yields MKKFILKLDLEDDREKRKALKIVAALPGIDEISMDMKGKTLTVIGTVDPIIVVSKLRKFWATEIMLVGPKEEPKKEEQKEEGKKEEEATKEEAKKDEPNKEGEDKKEETKKEGEEKKAEAVVGMVMPYRPYYYYHHPMHTYNYQVHHNIEENPNACAIC from the exons ATGAAG AAATTTATTCTGAAATTAGATTTGGAAGATGATAGAGAAAAAAGGAAGGCCTTGAAAATTGTGGCTGCTCTTCCAG GAATTGATGAAATTTCAATGGATATGAAAGGTAAAACATTAACCGTTATTGGAACAGTTGATCCAATTATTGTGGTGAGCAAATTGCGCAAATTTTGGGCAACAGAAATAATGTTAGTAGGTCCAAAAGAggaaccaaaaaaagaagaacaaaaagagGAAGGCAAGAAAGAGGAAGAAGCAACCAAAGAGGAAGCAAAGAAAGATGAGCCAAACAAGGAAGGAGAagacaagaaagaagaaacaaaaaaggaAGGAGAAGAGAAGAAAGCAGAAGCAGTTGTAGGCATGGTAATGCCATATAGaccttattattattatcatcatcctATGCACACATATAATTACCAAGTTCATCACAACATAGAAGAGAATCCTAATGCATGTGCTATAtgttaa